From the Saccharobesus litoralis genome, one window contains:
- a CDS encoding RidA family protein, whose amino-acid sequence MKPTKIFVLGIILLSTLTNAHEQHMNLKRNNYSKLKDPVGPYVHAVKHNDTLYVSGLTAFGTDNQNASIEKQAKTIFELISTIAKEEHVDLSSLIKVTLFVSDLSKIALLREELSKIYDKHIPASSLVKVDALFSPEIKIEVEAILALPNYSVTDLNK is encoded by the coding sequence ATGAAACCGACAAAAATTTTTGTGTTAGGAATCATCTTACTTTCAACCTTAACCAATGCCCATGAGCAACATATGAATCTGAAAAGAAACAACTATTCTAAACTTAAAGATCCCGTGGGGCCTTATGTTCACGCAGTCAAGCATAATGACACCTTATATGTAAGTGGTTTAACGGCTTTTGGTACGGACAATCAGAATGCTTCTATTGAAAAGCAAGCCAAAACAATATTTGAGCTGATCAGTACGATAGCAAAAGAAGAGCATGTTGACCTAAGCAGCTTAATTAAAGTGACCTTATTTGTGAGTGACCTCAGTAAGATTGCCCTGCTAAGAGAAGAGCTTAGTAAAATCTACGATAAGCACATCCCAGCAAGTTCACTGGTCAAGGTAGATGCCTTATTTTCTCCTGAAATTAAAATTGAAGTTGAAGCCATTCTTGCTCTACCCAATTATTCGGTAACGGATTTAAATAAATGA
- a CDS encoding GFA family protein gives MSSIKGSCNCNAVTYQVTGDIKKVVNCHCNLCRKMNGSVFSTYAAVLTSDFSLLSGELKSHKVSENATKHFCPNCGTPIFNSNPKLAGLNILHLGSLDTSNELTPDVNIYCESEVSWAKNVNSIPSIEQGVG, from the coding sequence ATGAGTAGTATTAAAGGAAGTTGCAACTGTAATGCAGTAACTTATCAAGTCACTGGTGATATTAAAAAAGTAGTAAATTGTCATTGCAATCTATGCCGTAAAATGAATGGCTCAGTATTTTCAACTTACGCTGCTGTGTTAACTTCTGATTTTTCATTATTAAGTGGCGAGCTTAAGTCACACAAAGTATCAGAGAACGCGACTAAACATTTTTGTCCCAATTGCGGTACGCCGATTTTTAATTCAAACCCTAAATTGGCTGGTTTAAATATTTTACATTTGGGTTCGCTTGATACTTCCAATGAACTAACCCCTGACGTAAATATTTATTGTGAATCAGAAGTTTCTTGGGCTAAGAATGTAAATTCAATACCGAGTATTGAACAAGGTGTTGGCTAG
- a CDS encoding type II toxin-antitoxin system RelE family toxin — protein sequence MAKYKVTFKKSVSKDLRNIPNHDVAKILFKIDKLAENPRSEGCIKLSGQERYRTRQGLYRIVYEIIDSKLVVHVVKVGHRSNVYDS from the coding sequence ATGGCAAAATATAAAGTCACTTTCAAAAAATCGGTTTCAAAAGATCTTCGTAACATACCAAACCATGATGTAGCTAAAATACTTTTTAAAATAGACAAATTAGCGGAGAACCCACGTTCGGAAGGTTGTATTAAATTGTCTGGTCAAGAACGTTATCGAACTAGGCAAGGCTTGTATCGGATTGTGTATGAAATTATAGATTCAAAATTAGTCGTACATGTCGTTAAAGTTGGTCATCGTTCGAACGTGTACGACAGTTAA
- a CDS encoding methyl-accepting chemotaxis protein: MNFFSRINIKLRILLLVLIPLFATLFFAVERYVKADNEMKEVERLEVLQQYIYNATPLVSSLQVEHLYTKMYMGRSYANPSLEFEQSMHDSRVPVDKALVKYSTFVADTDKFALFPGLQKDIIAIKKRLELFPTIRKLVNQRIRNKDFPDGKKYTINEIRALTFALIDSTQAVVLLTSGNKELSLLANAYQNLILAKHNALIANGEAYHGIKNEYSAYVYSTVNKTFSLEEAYIEGFKNFAPPHLDQQFDKTIGDKPYFQQAQKDFRHMIRRGTRLVGQKLDINIDEWLKNGVQVNAAYEDLATILLDEIEKQKNSMLDNAKSSLYNTIILIVVLLAVLLFISLQIISSITQPLDKLVNMLSNLARTKDMTMRYEVTGTDELNQVGEALNSLISDFEKTLGSVKQQIDSMSKVTSDVSSSMHQSIGLINNQKQSTDSISVATEEMTASIHEVSDMAVSTSDTVLRANELSSASEKDAIDSRAAMGQLFEELGDTSALVEDLNNEANQISNIVQVIKGISEQTNLLALNAAIEAARAGEAGRGFAVVADEVRQLSKRTQDSTEQIESQISMLLEGASTASKKMDTLHTNGIETVQAVQKSSDAFVAIKAEMDKITEMATQIATASTQQAKTSDEINQRIHTIKSDSEIMLEQGNATLSSTDTLQANAESLRNDINVFKF; the protein is encoded by the coding sequence ATGAATTTTTTTAGTCGCATCAATATTAAACTACGTATCCTTTTACTTGTTCTGATCCCACTTTTCGCAACCTTGTTTTTCGCAGTTGAGCGCTATGTAAAAGCAGACAATGAGATGAAAGAGGTTGAGCGCTTAGAAGTATTGCAGCAGTACATTTACAATGCCACGCCATTAGTTTCAAGCCTTCAAGTGGAGCATTTATATACAAAAATGTATATGGGACGTTCTTACGCTAATCCCAGCTTGGAATTTGAACAAAGCATGCATGACAGTCGTGTGCCGGTGGATAAGGCTTTAGTCAAATACAGTACCTTTGTGGCTGATACAGACAAATTTGCGCTATTTCCAGGATTACAAAAAGATATTATTGCAATCAAAAAGCGACTTGAGTTATTTCCCACTATCAGAAAGCTCGTTAATCAACGCATTCGCAATAAAGACTTTCCCGATGGCAAAAAATACACAATTAACGAAATTAGAGCTCTAACATTCGCACTAATAGATAGCACGCAAGCAGTCGTGTTATTAACCAGTGGCAACAAAGAATTGTCTTTGCTGGCAAATGCTTACCAAAATTTAATCCTCGCCAAACATAATGCGCTGATAGCCAATGGCGAGGCTTACCATGGCATTAAAAATGAATATAGTGCTTATGTGTACTCGACGGTTAATAAGACGTTTTCCCTTGAAGAAGCTTATATAGAAGGATTTAAAAATTTCGCGCCACCTCATCTTGACCAGCAATTTGATAAAACGATTGGCGACAAACCCTACTTTCAACAAGCCCAGAAAGACTTTCGACACATGATAAGACGCGGTACAAGGCTAGTCGGGCAAAAACTAGATATAAACATAGATGAATGGCTTAAAAATGGCGTACAAGTTAATGCTGCCTATGAAGATTTGGCAACAATTCTATTAGATGAAATTGAAAAGCAAAAAAATAGCATGCTCGATAACGCCAAAAGCTCGCTATATAACACGATTATCTTGATTGTTGTGTTGCTAGCCGTCTTACTCTTTATATCTTTACAAATTATTTCGAGCATTACTCAACCACTCGACAAACTCGTGAATATGCTATCCAATCTAGCTCGTACAAAAGATATGACCATGCGCTACGAGGTAACGGGTACAGATGAACTGAATCAAGTTGGCGAGGCATTAAACTCCTTGATTAGCGATTTCGAAAAAACGCTAGGGTCGGTAAAACAGCAAATTGATTCCATGAGTAAGGTAACAAGCGATGTATCCAGTTCAATGCACCAATCCATTGGCCTTATCAACAACCAAAAACAATCCACAGATTCCATTTCAGTTGCCACCGAAGAAATGACCGCAAGCATACATGAAGTGTCTGATATGGCAGTATCAACATCTGATACTGTGTTACGCGCCAATGAATTATCATCAGCCAGTGAAAAAGATGCTATCGATAGCCGTGCCGCAATGGGGCAATTATTTGAAGAGCTAGGTGATACCAGTGCATTGGTTGAAGATTTAAATAATGAAGCGAATCAGATCAGCAATATTGTTCAGGTTATCAAAGGTATTTCGGAGCAAACCAATTTACTGGCGCTAAATGCCGCCATTGAAGCAGCACGCGCAGGCGAAGCCGGCCGAGGCTTTGCTGTGGTAGCGGATGAAGTCAGGCAGTTATCCAAACGTACACAAGACTCAACCGAACAAATCGAATCGCAAATAAGCATGCTATTAGAAGGGGCCTCTACCGCCTCGAAAAAAATGGATACGCTGCATACTAATGGTATTGAAACAGTGCAAGCCGTACAAAAAAGCTCTGACGCATTTGTTGCCATAAAAGCGGAAATGGACAAGATCACCGAAATGGCAACACAAATCGCCACGGCATCGACCCAACAAGCTAAAACGTCAGACGAGATTAACCAGCGCATTCATACCATTAAAAGCGACTCTGAAATCATGCTAGAACAAGGTAACGCAACCTTAAGCTCAACTGATACATTACAGGCTAATGCTGAATCACTCAGAAACGACATCAATGTATTTAAGTTTTAA
- a CDS encoding LysR family transcriptional regulator produces the protein MLDDLALFIKVVENGSLAGASKKLGLPPATVTRRIQKLEQKLDCQLINRSARQFHLTNEGERYYSECASLVSELEDRAANLDSILHETTGRLKVLAPTNMAVGMMRDIWPSFSSKYPEIQLEVNVNNTVLNFSETQADLAIRIGPQSDSGLFQKRLGVVKTILVASPEYLALSARLETPEDLQQHQLITVDTIPSWILYQDNKKFISRFPIVGKTKVNDIRLAAQLCSRSIGIALLPCSEVVDELNNGDLIQVLPEWVGEAREIYAIWSSGRMLHKRARLMLDVLIDFVKNEPVLQGEIPIKSE, from the coding sequence ATGCTGGACGATTTAGCCTTATTTATTAAAGTGGTGGAAAATGGAAGTTTAGCGGGGGCATCGAAGAAACTTGGCCTTCCGCCGGCTACGGTCACTAGGCGTATTCAAAAGCTTGAGCAGAAGCTGGATTGCCAGTTGATAAACCGCTCGGCACGTCAGTTTCATTTAACTAATGAAGGTGAACGATATTATTCAGAATGTGCGTCATTGGTTTCTGAACTTGAGGATCGTGCTGCCAATCTGGATTCCATATTGCACGAGACCACTGGACGACTTAAAGTTCTTGCGCCAACGAATATGGCTGTGGGTATGATGAGGGATATTTGGCCTAGTTTTTCCAGCAAATACCCTGAGATTCAACTCGAAGTCAATGTAAATAATACCGTGCTGAACTTTTCTGAAACGCAAGCAGATTTGGCTATTAGAATTGGCCCGCAGTCAGACTCTGGTTTGTTTCAGAAAAGGCTGGGAGTGGTTAAAACTATACTCGTTGCATCTCCAGAATATCTGGCGTTATCAGCACGTTTAGAAACACCTGAAGATCTTCAACAGCATCAATTAATTACGGTTGATACCATTCCTAGTTGGATTTTATATCAAGATAACAAAAAATTTATAAGCCGCTTCCCAATTGTTGGCAAGACTAAAGTCAACGATATCCGGCTTGCTGCCCAGTTATGCAGTCGTTCTATAGGTATCGCGTTATTACCTTGTAGTGAAGTTGTTGATGAATTAAATAATGGTGATCTAATCCAGGTTTTGCCAGAGTGGGTGGGGGAAGCAAGAGAAATTTATGCTATTTGGTCCAGTGGTCGAATGCTTCATAAACGAGCAAGGTTGATGCTAGACGTTTTAATTGACTTCGTTAAAAATGAGCCCGTGTTACAGGGTGAGATACCTATAAAATCAGAGTAA
- a CDS encoding ubiquitin family protein: protein MAHLSKRSTVYFDPAIHQALKVKSATCDQSVSELINEALKLFMREDQEDLQAFTERATEPEMSYEELLSDLKKHGKI, encoded by the coding sequence ATGGCACACTTATCAAAACGCTCTACCGTCTATTTTGATCCTGCTATTCATCAGGCTTTAAAAGTTAAATCTGCAACGTGTGATCAGTCAGTTTCTGAATTAATAAATGAAGCTCTAAAATTATTTATGCGTGAAGACCAAGAAGATTTACAAGCTTTCACAGAGCGAGCAACTGAACCAGAGATGAGTTATGAAGAGCTATTAAGTGATTTAAAGAAACATGGCAAAATATAA
- the ltrA gene encoding group II intron reverse transcriptase/maturase, protein MNSAKPFSISKWTVYEAWLRVRANGGAAGIDEQSMSDFEQDLKKNLYKIWNRMSSGSYFPPTVKRVEIPKDKGVRVLGIPTVSDRVAQMVVKMELEPELESVFDNDSYGYRPNRSAHDALAITRQRCWRYDWVIDLDIKGFFDNLDWVLLGKALRKHTNNPWVLLYIERWLKAPMETSDGQIIERTKGTPQGGVISPLLANLFLHYAFDKWLRREHPHVQFARYADDAVVHCRSEQEAKALKQAIEQRMLDCCLECHPEKTKLVYCFDEGRQEAHEVISFDFLSYCFRPRLVRNRWGRMFVGFTPAISPKAKQKIREKVKALKLHKQTGLTIQELAYKLNPMISGWINYFSRFWKTALRPLMSWINLKLLKWAKKKYKRLKFSYQRARKWMQRVCNTQPYLFSHWQFGCRP, encoded by the coding sequence TTGAATTCAGCAAAACCATTTAGTATTTCGAAATGGACAGTTTATGAAGCCTGGTTACGTGTAAGAGCCAACGGTGGAGCGGCAGGAATTGATGAGCAATCGATGAGTGATTTTGAACAGGACTTGAAGAAGAACCTGTACAAGATATGGAATCGAATGTCATCGGGCAGCTATTTTCCACCGACGGTGAAGCGTGTCGAAATCCCTAAGGATAAGGGCGTTCGAGTACTAGGCATACCCACGGTATCAGACCGAGTTGCACAGATGGTCGTCAAGATGGAGTTGGAGCCTGAATTAGAATCGGTATTCGATAATGACTCTTATGGTTACAGACCTAATCGCAGTGCACATGATGCATTAGCGATAACGCGCCAGCGGTGTTGGCGATACGACTGGGTGATTGATTTAGATATCAAAGGCTTCTTTGATAACTTGGACTGGGTGTTATTGGGCAAAGCGTTACGCAAACATACCAATAACCCATGGGTATTACTCTATATCGAACGTTGGCTTAAAGCGCCAATGGAAACCTCGGATGGTCAGATAATAGAGCGAACGAAAGGAACACCACAAGGAGGCGTGATAAGCCCATTGCTAGCCAATTTGTTTTTACACTACGCATTCGACAAATGGTTGCGAAGAGAACATCCACATGTTCAATTTGCACGCTATGCGGATGATGCAGTGGTTCACTGTCGTAGTGAGCAAGAAGCAAAGGCGTTAAAGCAAGCTATTGAGCAACGCATGTTAGATTGTTGTCTAGAATGTCATCCAGAGAAAACTAAACTGGTTTACTGCTTTGATGAAGGTAGACAAGAAGCACATGAAGTCATTAGCTTTGATTTTCTTAGTTACTGTTTCAGGCCAAGGTTAGTAAGGAATCGGTGGGGTCGCATGTTTGTTGGCTTTACACCTGCTATTAGCCCTAAAGCGAAACAGAAAATTAGAGAGAAAGTTAAAGCGCTCAAGCTACATAAGCAAACGGGGTTAACGATACAAGAGTTGGCGTATAAGCTTAATCCGATGATAAGCGGGTGGATAAATTACTTCAGTCGGTTTTGGAAAACAGCATTAAGGCCACTTATGTCTTGGATAAACCTTAAATTGTTGAAATGGGCGAAGAAGAAATACAAACGGCTGAAATTCAGTTACCAAAGAGCAAGAAAATGGATGCAAAGGGTGTGTAATACACAACCGTATCTATTTTCTCATTGGCAATTTGGTTGCAGGCCGTAA
- a CDS encoding DUF4265 domain-containing protein produces MSEENLTKIHLDLPRNEEVGGESFWAEDLGENLYRMRNTPFHAYGINFYDIVLAKPESDDLKPSILKVHEYCGHKTLRVIFLNQASAQERASLLSQLNQFKAYHENADGTLFAIDVEPEGDYGEVCNWLYRWENEGILSYETCEAREGLGFDGE; encoded by the coding sequence ATGTCCGAAGAAAATTTAACTAAAATCCATCTAGACTTACCGAGAAACGAAGAGGTAGGCGGAGAATCCTTCTGGGCTGAAGATCTCGGAGAAAATTTATATCGCATGCGAAATACTCCTTTCCATGCGTATGGAATAAATTTCTACGATATCGTATTAGCTAAACCAGAAAGTGATGATTTAAAACCTTCAATACTAAAAGTTCATGAGTATTGTGGCCATAAAACACTGCGAGTCATATTTTTAAATCAAGCATCAGCACAAGAGCGTGCTTCGCTCTTATCTCAACTAAATCAATTCAAGGCGTACCATGAAAACGCGGATGGTACGTTATTCGCGATCGACGTTGAGCCAGAAGGCGACTATGGCGAGGTGTGTAATTGGCTTTATCGGTGGGAGAACGAAGGGATTTTATCTTACGAAACATGTGAGGCAAGAGAGGGCCTCGGCTTTGATGGCGAGTAA
- a CDS encoding SDR family oxidoreductase codes for MRPTNMLHKKKILIIGGSSGIGLGIASVCADYGADTIIAGRCKQKLSNATAFLDNRITGVQIDANNDNCIDAVYQQIGCFDHLVISAGEAMVKSLQETTEEDARGDMERNFWLKYKLSTRALPYLSKEGSILFISGIFSVKPNANLFMSSVSVGAVEALCKSLAISAAPIRVNAIAPYVVDNSDSLTKDISDDRKNYLQSIASKIPAGNVGKTRDVGLAAVMLMKNQYASGTILNLDGAYSLT; via the coding sequence ATGAGACCAACAAATATGCTGCATAAAAAGAAGATACTTATTATCGGTGGAAGTTCAGGCATTGGGCTTGGCATTGCTAGTGTATGCGCTGACTACGGTGCAGACACTATTATCGCAGGTCGATGTAAACAAAAACTATCTAATGCAACAGCCTTTCTTGATAATAGAATAACTGGCGTCCAGATAGACGCAAATAATGATAATTGTATTGACGCTGTCTATCAACAAATAGGCTGCTTTGACCATCTTGTTATCAGTGCTGGGGAAGCAATGGTAAAAAGCCTACAAGAAACTACCGAAGAAGATGCTCGTGGCGATATGGAAAGAAACTTTTGGCTGAAATACAAATTATCAACACGCGCTTTGCCTTACTTGTCGAAAGAGGGCTCGATACTATTTATCTCTGGTATCTTCTCCGTAAAACCAAACGCCAACTTATTTATGAGCTCCGTATCTGTTGGGGCGGTAGAGGCACTCTGCAAATCGTTAGCAATCTCGGCTGCACCAATTAGAGTTAATGCCATTGCTCCTTATGTGGTTGACAATAGTGACTCTTTAACTAAAGACATTAGCGATGATAGAAAAAATTATCTGCAAAGTATTGCTAGCAAAATACCGGCTGGAAACGTTGGAAAGACAAGGGATGTAGGCCTAGCAGCAGTAATGTTGATGAAAAATCAATATGCTTCAGGGACTATTCTTAATCTGGATGGGGCTTATTCGCTAACCTAA
- a CDS encoding energy transducer TonB, with protein MKFIKLTTTLLAISPIAFTFNVLANDDIAKHLYTTEAPKPIKRIHPKYPLGALKQGREGWAVVNFVIDEQGDVSNVVVSKDSGSQDLTDAAVAAIKQWKYKPRVENGKPVQQCANDVLMHFNMQDSEKGVSHRFKGKYQKAVNALAKKDFEQVENILSEMKRNDNQLLSQSAFYHLLAADYAKAQGDIRSQLSHLETVVLSLKNLTNDKQKLSVLYQVLQLQIQQKRYNAANLTYSRLKKLPAAKPYLPKLAKTMQLIDDLIGGEQYISYGATIKPNNLWMVNLVRKQFSLTNVEGGELSSLELRCANKHHIYTATTDSTWTIPNDWKKCKLYVFGEPETTFKITEHPFKA; from the coding sequence ATGAAATTCATTAAATTAACGACCACATTGTTGGCCATCTCGCCCATCGCATTTACCTTTAACGTATTAGCTAACGATGACATAGCTAAGCATTTATATACCACCGAAGCGCCAAAACCGATTAAGCGAATTCATCCTAAATATCCGCTAGGTGCATTAAAGCAGGGCAGAGAAGGTTGGGCTGTTGTCAATTTTGTGATTGACGAGCAAGGTGATGTGTCAAATGTGGTGGTGTCAAAAGATTCAGGTAGCCAGGATTTAACTGATGCAGCGGTAGCGGCTATTAAGCAATGGAAATACAAACCACGAGTGGAGAATGGTAAACCCGTACAACAATGTGCTAATGATGTTCTAATGCATTTCAATATGCAGGATAGTGAAAAAGGGGTTTCTCATCGATTCAAAGGTAAGTATCAAAAAGCGGTTAATGCTTTAGCAAAAAAAGACTTTGAGCAAGTTGAAAATATTCTGTCAGAGATGAAACGTAACGATAATCAGCTATTAAGTCAAAGCGCTTTTTATCACCTTTTAGCTGCAGATTATGCTAAAGCGCAGGGTGATATACGCAGCCAATTGAGTCATTTAGAAACCGTTGTGTTATCGCTGAAGAACCTAACTAATGACAAACAAAAGTTATCCGTACTCTATCAAGTGCTGCAATTACAAATACAGCAAAAGCGTTATAACGCGGCTAATCTCACCTACAGCCGTTTGAAAAAGTTACCAGCAGCAAAGCCATATTTACCTAAATTAGCGAAAACCATGCAACTTATTGACGATCTCATTGGCGGAGAACAGTACATAAGCTATGGCGCAACTATTAAGCCCAATAACTTGTGGATGGTGAATTTAGTACGCAAGCAATTCAGTTTAACCAACGTTGAAGGCGGCGAATTAAGCTCATTAGAGCTGCGCTGCGCCAATAAGCACCACATTTATACCGCAACCACCGACAGCACATGGACTATTCCCAATGATTGGAAAAAATGCAAGTTATACGTATTTGGCGAGCCTGAAACAACATTCAAAATTACCGAGCACCCGTTTAAGGCTTAG